In Oncorhynchus clarkii lewisi isolate Uvic-CL-2024 chromosome 16, UVic_Ocla_1.0, whole genome shotgun sequence, one genomic interval encodes:
- the LOC139368027 gene encoding tumor necrosis factor receptor superfamily member 13B: protein MGLGCSEGYFWDRLVRKCLTCQMVCQQPHRHLRCIEYCVSLGCKAVPGQYYDRLLKMCLRCAAVCGSHPSECSHQCQTQQSALNGILRPVDGNAFQNHTIRGGYLPRGLPYSTILVYSLLGLCLTLLLLTLSVALLVLLRRPPRPGATQNSHTQGHEGQKGQEPNQNSQSSKDCPMDPSLLQINSVTLSRSSSPTETCVCVHCFPDLGVPGRGEKQQRPPLTLYQQAVPQDLHSPTRAPQCGSSQRIICSPSQPSF from the exons ATGGgattaggctgttctgagggttaCTTCTGGGACCGCCTGGTCAGGAAGTGTCTGACCTGTCAGATGGTCTGCCAGCAGCCCCATCGCCACCTCAGATGCATCGAGTACTGTG TGTCTCTGGGGTGTAAGGCGGTCCCAGGGCAGTACTATGACAGGCTGTTGAAGATGTGTCTGAGGTGTGCTGCGGTGTGTGGCAGCCATCCCTCAGAGTGTTCCCACCAGTGTCAGA CCCAACAGTCTGCCTTGAATGGAATCTTGAGGCCTGTGGATGGGAATGCCTTCCAGAACCATACCATCAGGGGGGGCTACCTACCCAGAGGCCTGCCCTACTCAACCATCCTGGTGTACTCTCTGCTGGGCCTGTGTCTGACTCTGCTGCTGTTGACCCTGTCTGTGGCTCTGCTGGTGCTGCTGAGGAGGCCCCCCCGACCAGGGGCCACACAGAACAGTCACACCCAGGGTCATGAAGGTCAGAAGGGCCAAGAGCCTAACCAGAACAGCCAGTCCTCCAAAG ATTGCCCGATGGATCCATCCCTGCTCCAGATAAACAGTGTGACACTGAGCCGTTCTTCCAGCCCCACAGagacttgtgtgtgtgtccactgcttCCCTGACCTCGGAGTGCCTGGCAGGGGAGAGAAGCAGCAGAGACCCCCACTCACCCTCTACCAGCAGGCTGTCCCCCAGGACCTCCACTCTCCGACCAGAGCCCCTCAGTGTGGATCATCACAGAGAATAATTTGCTCCCCCAGTCAGCCCAGCTTCTGA